Within Homo sapiens chromosome 2, GRCh38.p14 Primary Assembly, the genomic segment acagaggaaggagggtggggaggactgaggcccagggaaaCCAGAGCTATGGAGACAGAGGCCTTAGGGAAGAGGAGATGGCTGGGAGGAGGGCTGAGGGGTGGGCGAGGCAGAGAGGCCCATCCCTTGCTGAGAGGAGAGGGGGTCGGGGCGGTGGCAGAGGCAGGCTCTTGCAGAGAGGAGAGGGGTCGGGGCGGTGGCAGGGGCAGGCTCTTGCCTCATCAGGCTGGTCAGCATGTGGCCTCCTCTGGCCTTGATGCTTCGCTTCCTCCAGTTCCCTGAGCCTGTTCACTTCCTGCTGAAGCCAGGAGCCCTGGGCTGCCCTGACCCTGTCCCTTTAGATGTCTTTCCAGGGGCTGAAATACTGGGCCTGCGGCGAGGAGAAAAGCAGGCTGTGAGGGCCTGGGCCCAGGTGCTGCCCACTGCCCTGCAGCTCCCCGGGCTGGCGGTGTCCATTCAGCACCCATCGCAGGCTCATGCCAGGGGCCGAGTGAGCAGGATGCCTGGGTTCACACTACTGGCGAGGACACAGCGGTCATCAGGCTACGTGACCGTATAAGTGGTCTCCCAGGGCCCCTCTACCAGGCCCTGAATCACTTTTCCTTCTTCTCGTGACAAGCACACTGCTCCCACCAGAGGCTGGTGAGATCTAGTTCCTTGGGGAGTGAGGGTGAGGTTTGTTCTCCAGCCTTCTCAGAGACTTGGCGAAATCTGAGACCCAAACCACAGCCTGTGGCCAGTGTGTCAGACCTAAGTCAGAGGTTATAGGGGAAGGACAAAAGAGGAGTCAAGAAGAGGCAGGCTAGGAGAGGAGGGGCactggtggtggggtggggggtggtccTCACCAGGTCCTGTGCCCCTCCATAGAGGACTGGGGGCTCAGGAAGGGAGGAGACCCCGAGCCAGCCCAGCAGGGTGCTGTTTGTTGGAGAGATGGGGCCGGAAGGGAGGGCACCAGCACAGGGGCTGAAGTTGGTTAGGTCAGAGGCTTGGGAGTCAGGCTGGCTCATGCCCTGATTCTGACATTCACACAAGCTGCCTGCGTGATGGGGGGCAAGCCACCGAGCCTCTCAGGGCCTCTGGTTAGtctgctcatctgtaaaatgggctccTGACAACACCTGCCTCATGGGGGTTGTGTGGGTTCTTGAGAAACGGATCTTCATTCAAGAAACACTAGCTGTGACTATCACACCTACAGGCTCTGAGAAAACTCGGCGGGGGTAGGGGGTGTAGTGGAGAGGACCAGGGCAGCCTGGGAGCCTTCCTCCTAACACAGCAGGAGACCAGCTTCAGGCCCACAGCACAAGTGAACAGCTGGGGCCCCTTCCTGGCACTGCTCATGAAAGACTGGCACTCTGGGTCCAGACTTTTCCCTCTCCAGGGTgacttttctttgcatttcctgaggaCTGCGCTTCTCTGTGTCCCCTTCCCTCCGCACCCACCCTGggcactggattttttttttttttttttgagatggagtcttgccctgtcgcccaggctggcgtgcaatggcacgatctgggcttactgcaacctccgcctcctgggttcaagggattctcctgcctcagcctccagagtagctgggattacaggcgcacaccaccgcgcccggctaatttttttaatctttggtagagacgggtttcaccatgttggccaggctggtctcctgaccttgtgatccgcccgcctcagtctcccaaagtgctgggattacaggcgtgagctaccacgcccagcctttggCACTGGATTCTTGATAAGAATGATGAAGGCCCCTCAAGGCgtccccacccttcccccacaTGCCCACTCCACCCATATCCCTGCCAGGAGCTCAGCAGCTGCAGCGGGGGTGGATGTGCTGGTGGCTCTGGCCAGCCCTGCCTGACCACTTCCCGCCCCTCCCAGGTCTGGGGGCTAGAGGGGGCACCACCTGGGGCTGGCAGTGGGTCAGCAGCTCCTGCCAACGGATGTAGGTCTGGGTAGCCAGGTCCTTGAGCATGGTGCGGTGCATGGCCTGGGGGCTCTCCCGGATCTGCGTGCTGATGTGGCGGTCCAACTGCATGCACAGCAGCTGCAGCTCGCCCTGTGGAGGCGGAGGGAGGCCAAGAAGCGGGTGTAGCACAAGCCAGGCACATCCAAAGCCGGGCAGGAGGAGAACAAATTCAGAGAAAGGAAGGGGCACATTTGAGTGACTGTTCAGAAgttgaggaggaaaaggaggatggGGCCAGCACAACTGTTGGGGCTCGGGTCAGTGTCCCTTGGGAATGGCTCAGCTGGTGGGACACTGTGGGGAGGAAGAGGCCCTGGCTCTCCCACGCTGGcttccctctcagcctcccactcTCTGCAGTTCCTAACAGTGGGCTGGGCGCCATCCCAGCCAACCCCCGCCGCTTGGGGGAGAAGACACAGCTGGGCACCCCCACCACAGCCCTGCCCCTTGGGAGACTCACCCACTGGTCTGGAGTGATGTCCTGGCAGCTAACAACTACCCCGGCCAGCATCAGCAAGCTGTGGCACAGGTAGCAGGCCTGGAGGGAGAGCACAGGGAGAGCTGCTTCTCTAACTCCACCCAGGGCAGCATGGCGTGCCCTCCACCTGCACACTCCCCACTCTCAGGCTTGGCAGGCCAGGCAGGGGCTCAGTCACCCCTAGGCTTTCAGCAACAGTTTCCAGGGAGGCATCTTCAAGGGGACCTGGGTgagccaggctctgggctggcaCTCACTTGGAGCTGTGACTCCCTAGCAGGCACTCCCAGCCTGCCCTCTGATGAAGGGCCAACCTCCCTTCCTCTAGAAAAAGGAGTCAGCCATCCAGAAACACACACTGTCCCCCAGCCTTGTGCTGGGGCAGCAGAACGCACCTTCTGGGGAGAGGGGCCTATCCACTCTGATCTCTGCAGTCTCTGTTCCCTGGGACACCAAAACGGGTGCAGCCTGCCTGGACAGTCGCCTTGCTGACCCGAGGAGGCAGATGGAGAGATGGGAGCCGAAGGTTTTGGCTGAGCGTCTGCACATCTCGCCTCCATCCTCATTCCTGCCAACTGCACACTCTCAGCAGTGAAAACAGGACGCAGGCCTGCTCCATCTGGCCCGAGAACAATTTGATCTTGAGGCACCCCTGGACTCTTGGTACCCATTCACTTATGGGATACGTGCTTGCTGTTTAGAGAAACCGAGCCATGGGGAGCATCCCAGGGCGTGAGGCTCCAGAAGGGATGCAGCCTGCCCTGGATTCCCAACTGCTGCCCGCAGGTGCGCCCCTCCACTCAGAGGGCCCTGCTGCCTTGTCCTCTCGGCTCTCTCTTCATGTCTAGGATCAGGAGGTGGCAGATGACCAGCCCCGAGGACGAGTAGGGGTGGGAGAGGCGGGCTCTAGAAATGCCGGCAGGTGACAATAGGCTGGAGCTCAGAACCAGCCCACGGCCCCTGTGCCCCAGCTTCCCCTGCCCTCATCACCCGGCCCTCCCAGGGCGCCAGGCAGTGCCCCAGCAATGGCTGCAGCTTCTTTGCACAGGCCCAGGAGTCTCCTCAGGACAGAAGCCAGACCACTTCTGAGGACATCAGATTTGGTACCATCAACTGACTTCTTAAACCCAAATACCGCAGTGCAAAATCCTGAGGTCGAAGGCCACCTGGGGCTCCCACCAGCAGCGCCCACCCTGCCTGGGACGCAGCCTGTTCTCCCACACAACGGCTAAGGCCCACGGGTGGTCTGACTCCACAGGCTGACCAGGTGGCCTTGCACACGGCAGGCAGAGAAGACACAGTGGGGGAAACCGAGGCGTGCCTCCAGGAGAGCTGCCCTGGGGTGGGGAAGACCCAACCTCTCTGAAGCCCAGCTCCCTCTGCCTGCCGGGTCCCTGCAGCGGCCTGTGGACGCCCGAGTTGCCCGGCCCAGCTGGCCTGCTGGCGATGCACTGCTGGCTCCCTGAGCTCCCCTTCCCTCCAACCTGGCCTTGCCTTTGCGACTCTGTCCAGCCTTTGCAGTCTTGCAACAGCTCACTGCCCCCTTGTCATAAAGCAAGTCTGGGCCTGCGTGCCGGACACTATACCTTGACTGAGACATGGTGACATGAAACAAACTCAGACATGAGAGGGAGAAAGATACTTCAGGAGGGCAACCATTCGGTCAGGAAATAACATACCTCTGCTTCTGCACAGACCAAAAGGAGAAAGGGCCCTTCCAGGGTTTTTTGGGGGATGGCGAGTACAACTTAGAGGCTTCAGGAATTGACTAAGCTGAAGTGGGCCTCAAAGGAACAGTAGGATTCGAGGCAAAGATGGCCCTGTGCAGGCAGAGGAGGGCTGATGACAGACCCTGAGGGCGGTTCCAGAAACAGAAGCCACAGACCCTGAGGGCGGTTCCAGAAACAGAGGCCAGTACAGGTGCAAGGGAGTGGGGACAACCTGGGGGGCAGAGTTGTGGGAACAGGCTGGGGGTGCCTGGGGGAGGCAGGTGATAGAATGTGGCCACACTGGTGTGCTGGAATGTACTAGGTAGCAGGAAAATGAGCTCTCTCTGGGAGAAAGGATTACAGGGTATCCctacctttcctttttccttttttaagattatttctCTACAATGTGTGTACTCATACAAGGAGAATACAATGAGAGttggtttaaaacattttttttttttgagacggagtctcgctctgttgcccaggctgtagtgcagtggcgcaatctccgctcactgcaagctctgcctcccgggctcacgccgttgtcctgcctcagcctctggaatagctgggactacaggcgcccgccaccgtgcccggagaattttttgtattttcagtggagacggggtttcaccgtgttagccaggatggcctcgatctcctgaccttgtgatccgcccgcctcggcctcccaaagtgctgggattacaggcgtgagccaccgcgcccggctaaaacttttttttaacaagatACTGCCAACGGTAATTGGCTGAACCTAACTGGGTTTGGGGTGGGTGTGAGGCATGGGAGCGGGACTTGGCCATGAAAAGCAGCCGAGAcccaggctgggcaaggtggttcacgcctgtaatcccagcattctgggaggctgtggctcaggagtttgagaccagcctgggcaacatagtgagaccccgactccacagaaaacaaaaccaaaaggttATCCAGCATGGTCACCTggattcccagctacttgggaggctgaggcaggcatatcacttgagcctgggaggttgaggctgtagtgagctgtaactgtgccactgcactccagccgtgggcaacagagcaaaagctggtctcaaaaaaaaaaaaaaaaaaaaaggaagaagctgaggcccCTCTTTGAGAGGGCAATCTAATGATGAGAGGTGGCAGGGGATGCCGAAGAAAACATCCAAGGGTTATCAGGGCCGTCACTGAGGACAGCTGGGGAAGGCACCCTGGGCTGTCTGCGAGGGAGAATGTGTGGGACTGGGAGGGGCGAAAGGGGGCCTGTCCCTCTCAGACCTTTCACTCCCCACTGCTGATGGCGCAGCTCACTGGCCTGCTCCACCCATGGGCTCTCGGGGGAGTCTCTTTGTCTGGAGGAGGCCCGGCTGCAGAACTTCCCCTCCTAGAAGGAGTCGTGGGGAGGGTCTGAGATCTGAGGAATGCCCTGGAGGAACATCAGGGAGGAAAAATCTGTCAGTGGACTTACCCCAGGCAGTGGAGAGTTACTGGTTTCACAACTTGTTTCTTATGCTAATTCCCATAATTGAATCtgcagggggcagggaggggggaggggaatCCCAGAAAAACTATTCCGAGTGTTTGGGTGGATAGTGAGTAGGAAATGGCAGTCCTAGAGAAAAACCCTGTTAACCACATTTTATAAGTTGTTTTTCCCAAAGGGAAAAACCTAAACCTGCCACTGCCTGGAGGCTGGGTGGCTGGGTGCATGTCTTCCTTGCATTTGAGGTGCTTCCTATAAGGAAGACGTTGACCCAATTTAAGGAGATTGGTGGCTGTGCAGATGCCCTCCCTTGGGACATCTCTGGGAGCTTGGCTGAAGCTGGGTTCCCAGTAGGGATTTTGAAAAGAAGCCTTCATTATTGGCATAGGAAACACCCACACTTCCATCTCCTCCCTGCATTTCCCCAGG encodes:
- the FAM178B gene encoding protein FAM178B isoform C precursor (isoform C precursor is encoded by transcript variant C), which translates into the protein MKMMVVLLMLSSLSRLLGLMRPSSLRQYLDSVPLPPCQEQQPKASAELDHKACYLCHSLLMLAGVVVSCQDITPDQWGELQLLCMQLDRHISTQIRESPQAMHRTMLKDLATQTYIRWQELLTHCQPQAQYFSPWKDI
- the FAM178B gene encoding protein FAM178B isoform B (isoform B is encoded by transcript variant B) — its product is MRPSSLRQYLDSVPLPPCQEQQPKASAELDHKACYLCHSLLMLAGVVVSCQDITPDQWGELQLLCMQLDRHISTQIRESPQAMHRTMLKDLATQTYIRWQELLTHCQPQAQYFSPWKDI